ATCTTGCTGCCGGGCGCGAACTCGCCCTCGACGATCGCCTGGCGCAGTTGCCCGAAGACGCGATCGGCGATGGTGGAGGCCTCCTCGGGCGGGGACTCAGCGATGGCATCCATCAAAGTGTCGACACTTTAGCTAAAGTGGTGCCAAAGATAGCCGATCCTTGGGCTATGTCAAGCCACTGTGTCGACAATAAAGAGTATTGTGTCCATCAAGGATCGCGGGGGGCGTCGATCGCCAACTCGGCGCGTCATCTTCCCATGCGGGCAGGCGACTGTCGTCCATTAAGAGTACATGCCGGCGCAAGCAACCGGGGTAACCGCTACTTGCGGTAAGTGAGGTTGCGCGCGACGAATAAGCTTGATCGCCTAGTCAGGCTCGGCTCTGCCAGTTTGATGGGTCGCGGCTGCCGTGAAAGACGGCCAGAACGACAATGCGCCGTACCTCCACTCGGAAGTAGACGCTGTACGGGAACCGCTCCGCGGTAATGCAGCGTACGCCTTTGTAAACGGAAGCATAGACCTGAGGCTGCGCGGCAGCGAGGGCTACACAACGGTCAATTTCTGCGATGAACTCATGGCCAAGGTTGCGGCGCTGCGACTCGTACCATCTTGCCGCCTCGAGAAATTCTGTACGTCGACAGAACAGATGCTTGATGAAGCACGCCCCCCTGCCCTCTGCCGCAGCAGCGGGAGAGGGGCGCTTGGCCCCGTCGCCTCAGCCGTGCTTGGCGTACCCGATGCCCTCCAGCGCGGCCGCGATCTCGTCCAGAATCGCCGGATCATCGATGGTCGCCGGGACCTTGTACTCCTTGCCGTCGGCGATGCTCTTCATGGTGCCGCGCAGCGTCTTGCCGGAGCGGGTCTTGGGCAGGCGCGAGACGATGACCACGGTCTTGAAGGCCGCCACCGGGCCGATGTCTTCACGTACCTTGTCGACCAGTTCCTTGCGGATGACCGCCGGGTCCCGGTCGACCCCGTTCTTGAGGACCACGAGCCCCAGGGGCAGTTCGCCCTTGAGTTGGTCCGCGGCACCGATGACCGCGCACTCGGCCACGTCCGGGTGGCTGGACAGCACCCCCTCCATGGCGCCGGTGGACAGGCGGTGACCGGCCACGTTGATGATGTCGTCGATGCGGCTCATGACGTAGACATAGCCGTCCTCGTCGATATAGCCGGCATCACCGGTGAGGTAATACCCCGGTTGCATGGCGAGGTAGGACTGGACGAAGCGCTCGTCGTTGTTCCACAGGGTCGGCAGGCAGCCGGGCGGCATCGGGAGCTTGATCATGATCCGGCCGATGTCGCCGGGCTTGACCGTCTCGCCTTCCTCGTCTAAGACCTGGATGTCGTAGCCCGGGACCGCGCAGGTGGGGGAGCCGGGCTTGACCGGCAGCAGTTCGATGCCGGTGCAGTTGGCGGCGATGGCCCAGCCGGTCTCGGTCTGCCACCAGTGGTCGATCACCGGCACCTTGAGGATGCGCTCGGCCCATTGCAGGGTGTCCGGGTCGCAGCGCTCGCCGGCCAGGAACAGGGTGCGGAAGCCCTTGAGGTTGTAGCGCTTGAGTTGTTCGGCGTTCGGGTCGTCGCGCTTGATGGCGCGAAACGCCGTCGGGGCGGTGAAGAGGGCCTTGACCCCGTGCTCCTCGATCACGCGCCAGAAGGCGCCGGCGTCCGGGGTGCCGACGGGCTTGCCCTCATAGACGATGGTGGTGGCGCCGATGAGGAGCGGGGCGTAGACGATGTAGGAGTGACCTACGACCCAGCCCACGTCCGAGGCGGACCACCAGACCTCGCCGGGTTTGATGTTATAGATGGCGCCCATGCTCCAGGCCAGGGCCACGGCGTGGCCGCCGTTGTCGCGCACGACACCCTTGGGGATGCCGGTGGTGCCGGAGGTGTAGAGGATATAGAGGGGGTCGGTGGCGGCCACCGGGACGCAGTCGGCGGGTTGCGCGGCGGCGACGGCCTCGGCCCAGCCGATGTCGCGGCCGGGGACCAGGGTGCCGGGTTCCTGGGGGCGCTGGTAGATGATGCAGTGCTCCGGCTTGTGCTCGGCGATGTTGATCGCCTCATCGAGCAGGGGCTTGTACTGCACGACGCGGTTGGTCTCGATGCCGCAGGAGCCGGCGACCATGACCTTGGGCTTGGCGTCGTCGATGCGGGTGGCCAGTTCGCGGGCGGAGAAGCCGCCGAAGACCACCGAATGGATGGCCCCGATACGGGCGCAGCCGAGCATGGCGATCAGCGCCTCCGGCACCATCGGCATGTACACGATGACCCGGTCGCCCTTGGTCACGCCAAGGTCCTTGAGCGCCCCGGCGAACCGGGAGACCCGCTCCTGCAACTGCCGGTAGGTGATGATCTCCTTGGAGTTCGTCACCGGGCTGTCGTGGATGACCGCCGGCTGGTCGCCGCGGGTGGCCACATGGCGGTCGACGGCGTTGTAGCAGGTGTTGAGCTCAGCCCCGCTGAACCAGTGGTAGAAGGGGGGGGTGGAGTCGTCCAGGACCCGGTCCCAGGGTTTGATCCAGTCGATCAGGCTGGCGGCTTCCGCCCAAAATGCGTCGCGCTCGTTCATCGAGCGATCGTAGGTGGCCTTGTAGCCCATAACATCTCCTCCGGTGGGTGTGACCGCGGTCCCGGACGGCCCCGCGGTGTTACTGATTTTCGTGCCGCGCAAC
The DNA window shown above is from Candidatus Thiodictyon syntrophicum and carries:
- a CDS encoding type II toxin-antitoxin system RelE/ParE family toxin, producing the protein MKHLFCRRTEFLEAARWYESQRRNLGHEFIAEIDRCVALAAAQPQVYASVYKGVRCITAERFPYSVYFRVEVRRIVVLAVFHGSRDPSNWQSRA
- a CDS encoding propionyl-CoA synthetase, coding for MGYKATYDRSMNERDAFWAEAASLIDWIKPWDRVLDDSTPPFYHWFSGAELNTCYNAVDRHVATRGDQPAVIHDSPVTNSKEIITYRQLQERVSRFAGALKDLGVTKGDRVIVYMPMVPEALIAMLGCARIGAIHSVVFGGFSARELATRIDDAKPKVMVAGSCGIETNRVVQYKPLLDEAINIAEHKPEHCIIYQRPQEPGTLVPGRDIGWAEAVAAAQPADCVPVAATDPLYILYTSGTTGIPKGVVRDNGGHAVALAWSMGAIYNIKPGEVWWSASDVGWVVGHSYIVYAPLLIGATTIVYEGKPVGTPDAGAFWRVIEEHGVKALFTAPTAFRAIKRDDPNAEQLKRYNLKGFRTLFLAGERCDPDTLQWAERILKVPVIDHWWQTETGWAIAANCTGIELLPVKPGSPTCAVPGYDIQVLDEEGETVKPGDIGRIMIKLPMPPGCLPTLWNNDERFVQSYLAMQPGYYLTGDAGYIDEDGYVYVMSRIDDIINVAGHRLSTGAMEGVLSSHPDVAECAVIGAADQLKGELPLGLVVLKNGVDRDPAVIRKELVDKVREDIGPVAAFKTVVIVSRLPKTRSGKTLRGTMKSIADGKEYKVPATIDDPAILDEIAAALEGIGYAKHG